The following proteins are encoded in a genomic region of Rhizobium sp. ZPR4:
- the paaK gene encoding phenylacetate--CoA ligase PaaK: protein MENLSPRAGELEAIEVTSRDEISVLQLERMKWSLTHAYENSPFYRQRFDEAGVHPSDLKTLSDLAKFPFTTKKDLRDTYPFGMFAVPREKLARIHASSGTTGKPTVVGYTARDVDTWATVVARSIRAAGGRAGDLVHVAYGYGLFTGGLGAHYGAEKLGCTVVPISGGMTERQVTLMQDFKPRIIMVTPSYMLSILDEFRRQGLDPRESSLAVGIFGAEPWTNAMREEIEHAFDMHAVDIYGLSEVIGPGVASECVESKDGLHIWEDHFYPEIIDPATGTVLPDGELGELVFTTLTKEGLPIIRYRTRDLTRLLPGTARSMRRMEKVTGRSDDMMILRGVNVFPTQIEEQILKCRGLAPHFQIELTRSGRMDNMTVHVECTLDAADEIARGVSAKELTHHIKSVVGVSTKITVHSPGGVARSEGKAKRVVDNRPKE from the coding sequence ATGGAAAACCTTTCCCCGCGCGCCGGCGAGCTGGAAGCGATCGAGGTAACCTCGCGCGACGAGATTTCCGTGCTGCAGCTCGAGCGGATGAAATGGTCGCTGACCCACGCCTACGAGAATTCGCCCTTTTACCGGCAGCGCTTTGACGAAGCTGGCGTACATCCTTCCGATCTGAAGACCCTATCGGATCTGGCCAAATTCCCCTTCACCACAAAGAAGGATCTCCGCGACACCTATCCCTTCGGCATGTTTGCCGTGCCGCGCGAGAAGCTTGCCCGCATCCACGCGTCCTCCGGCACGACAGGCAAGCCGACCGTCGTCGGTTATACCGCCAGGGACGTCGACACCTGGGCGACCGTCGTTGCCCGTTCGATCCGCGCCGCCGGCGGCCGCGCCGGCGATCTGGTGCATGTCGCCTATGGCTATGGCTTGTTCACCGGCGGCCTCGGCGCGCATTATGGCGCGGAAAAGCTCGGCTGTACGGTCGTACCGATCTCCGGCGGCATGACGGAACGGCAAGTGACGCTGATGCAGGATTTCAAGCCGCGCATCATCATGGTGACGCCCTCCTATATGCTGTCGATCCTCGACGAATTCCGCCGCCAGGGTCTCGACCCGCGAGAAAGCTCGCTTGCCGTCGGCATCTTCGGCGCCGAGCCATGGACCAATGCCATGCGCGAGGAAATCGAACACGCCTTCGACATGCACGCCGTCGATATCTATGGCCTGTCTGAAGTCATAGGCCCAGGCGTTGCCAGCGAATGCGTCGAGAGCAAGGATGGGCTGCACATATGGGAAGATCATTTCTATCCGGAGATCATCGATCCCGCCACCGGCACGGTCTTGCCGGATGGCGAACTCGGCGAACTGGTGTTCACCACGCTCACCAAGGAAGGGCTTCCGATCATTCGCTACCGCACGCGCGACCTGACGCGGCTGCTGCCCGGCACAGCACGCTCGATGCGCCGTATGGAAAAGGTGACGGGGCGCTCCGACGACATGATGATCCTGCGTGGGGTCAATGTCTTCCCGACACAGATCGAGGAACAGATACTCAAATGTCGCGGGCTTGCGCCACACTTCCAGATCGAGCTGACGCGCTCCGGCCGCATGGACAACATGACCGTTCATGTGGAGTGCACGCTAGACGCGGCGGACGAAATCGCGCGCGGCGTTTCGGCAAAGGAACTTACCCATCACATCAAGAGCGTGGTGGGTGTCTCGACGAAAATCACCGTGCATTCGCCGGGTGGCGTCGCCCGCTCCGAAGGCAAGGCGAAACGCGTCGTCGATAATCGTCCGAAGGAATGA